The Kosakonia sacchari SP1 genome includes a window with the following:
- a CDS encoding MFS transporter: MNATNSTKRWLYIMPIVFITYSLAYLDRANFSFASAAGINDDLGITKGVSSLLGALFFLGYFFFQIPGAVYAERRSVRKLIFICLILWGGCASLTGMVSNIPMLAAIRFILGVVEAAVMPAMLIYISNWFTKSERSRANTFLILGNPVTVLWMSVVSGYLIQSFGWREMFIIEGVPAVIWAFCWWVLVKDKPAQVNWLSDSEKTALQTQLDKEQQGIKAVRNYSEAFRSRNVVLLCLQYFAWSIGVYGFVLWLPSIIRSGGENLGMVEVGWLSAVPYLAATLAMLLASWASDKLQNRKLFVWPLLLIGAFAFIGSWAVGANHFWVSYSLLVVAGAAMYAPYGPFFAIIPEMLPRNVAGGAMALINSMGALGSFCGSWVVGYLNGATGSPAASYIFMGVALFASVWLTLIVKPANNKQIPAGAPSQGRTA, from the coding sequence ATGAACGCTACAAATTCAACAAAACGCTGGCTGTATATCATGCCGATCGTGTTCATTACCTACAGCCTGGCCTATCTCGATCGCGCCAACTTTAGCTTTGCTTCCGCTGCCGGGATTAACGACGATTTAGGCATCACCAAAGGCGTTTCCTCGCTGTTAGGCGCGCTGTTCTTTCTTGGCTACTTCTTTTTCCAGATCCCAGGTGCGGTGTACGCCGAACGCCGCAGCGTACGTAAGCTGATCTTTATCTGCCTGATCCTGTGGGGCGGTTGCGCGTCGTTAACCGGCATGGTGAGTAATATCCCAATGCTTGCCGCCATTCGTTTTATCCTCGGCGTGGTGGAAGCCGCCGTGATGCCCGCGATGCTTATCTATATCAGTAACTGGTTTACCAAATCCGAACGTTCACGCGCCAATACATTCCTGATCCTCGGTAACCCGGTGACCGTGCTGTGGATGTCGGTGGTGTCCGGTTATTTGATTCAGTCCTTTGGCTGGCGCGAAATGTTTATCATCGAGGGCGTTCCGGCGGTGATTTGGGCGTTCTGCTGGTGGGTGCTGGTAAAAGATAAACCCGCGCAGGTGAACTGGCTGTCGGACAGTGAGAAAACCGCGCTGCAAACCCAGCTTGATAAAGAACAACAGGGCATTAAAGCAGTGCGCAACTACAGCGAAGCCTTCCGCTCACGCAATGTGGTGCTGTTATGCCTGCAATATTTCGCCTGGAGTATTGGTGTCTATGGTTTTGTTCTGTGGCTGCCGTCGATTATTCGCAGCGGCGGTGAAAACCTGGGTATGGTTGAAGTCGGCTGGCTCTCCGCCGTGCCTTACCTGGCGGCGACGCTGGCGATGCTTCTGGCTTCATGGGCATCCGACAAGCTGCAAAACCGTAAACTCTTCGTCTGGCCGCTGCTGCTGATTGGCGCGTTTGCCTTTATCGGCTCGTGGGCGGTTGGGGCAAATCATTTCTGGGTTTCTTACTCATTATTGGTGGTTGCTGGCGCGGCGATGTACGCCCCTTATGGGCCTTTCTTCGCCATTATTCCTGAAATGCTGCCGCGCAACGTCGCCGGTGGGGCAATGGCGCTCATCAACAGTATGGGCGCGCTGGGCTCTTTCTGCGGCTCCTGGGTGGTGGGTTATCTCAACGGCGCCACCGGCAGCCCGGCGGCTTCGTACATTTTCATGGGGGTGGCGCTTTTCGCCTCCGTGTGGCTTACTTTAATTGTTAAGCCTGCTAACAATAAGCAGATCCCGGCAGGCGCACCATCACAAGGGAGAACCGCATGA
- a CDS encoding sugar kinase has product MHKPLDVITIGEAMAMFVASETGDLADAGQFIKRAAGAELNVATGLARLGLQVSWVSRVGDDSFGRFILNTLRKENISTAGVTLDGRYATGFQLKSKAENGTDPIVEYFRKGSAGSHLSTDDFHAALFNEARHLHLSGVAAALSASSYALLEHAAQSMKAQGKTISFDPNLRPVLWKSEAEMVEKLNRLAFQADWVLPGLKEGFILTGENTPEGIADFYLQRGVKAVVIKTGADGAWFKTASGKQGAVAPVKVENVVDTVGAGDGFAVGVISALLEGKTMPEAVRRGNAIGALAIQVPGDSEGLPTRAELGAL; this is encoded by the coding sequence ATGCATAAACCGCTGGATGTCATTACGATTGGCGAAGCGATGGCGATGTTTGTCGCCAGCGAAACCGGCGATCTGGCTGATGCCGGGCAGTTTATCAAGCGGGCGGCAGGCGCAGAGCTGAATGTCGCCACAGGGCTGGCGCGCCTGGGTTTGCAGGTCAGTTGGGTAAGCCGCGTCGGCGATGATAGCTTCGGGCGCTTTATCCTCAATACGCTGCGTAAAGAAAATATCAGTACCGCCGGCGTGACGCTCGACGGGCGTTATGCCACCGGCTTTCAACTGAAATCGAAAGCCGAAAATGGAACCGATCCCATCGTGGAATATTTCCGTAAAGGCTCGGCGGGCAGCCACCTTTCGACAGACGATTTTCACGCGGCGCTGTTTAACGAAGCCCGCCATTTACACCTCAGCGGTGTGGCGGCGGCGCTGTCCGCCTCCTCTTACGCGCTGCTGGAACATGCTGCACAAAGCATGAAAGCGCAGGGCAAAACCATCTCGTTTGACCCTAATCTGCGACCGGTGCTGTGGAAAAGCGAAGCGGAGATGGTGGAAAAACTCAACCGCCTCGCCTTCCAGGCCGACTGGGTTCTGCCAGGGTTGAAAGAGGGGTTCATCCTGACGGGCGAAAACACACCGGAAGGGATTGCCGATTTCTATCTGCAACGCGGTGTAAAAGCGGTGGTGATCAAAACCGGTGCCGATGGCGCATGGTTTAAAACCGCCAGCGGAAAACAGGGCGCCGTTGCGCCAGTAAAAGTGGAGAACGTCGTCGATACGGTCGGTGCCGGGGATGGCTTCGCCGTGGGTGTAATAAGCGCCCTGCTGGAAGGCAAAACCATGCCGGAAGCGGTGCGCCGCGGTAACGCCATCGGCGCGCTGGCTATCCAGGTGCCGGGCGACAGCGAAGGATTGCCAACCCGTGCGGAGCTGGGCGCGCTGTAA
- a CDS encoding sugar phosphate isomerase/epimerase family protein: protein MQRKIIVVTAAYGHTQIEALGGQIALLPIIAKAGADGVEIRRELLSEEALAHLASLAFAIDLHNLQVCYSAPEALFEADGELNPLLPALLAEAQTLKAQWLKLSLGHFRHNAALETLRDWLATSPVPLVVENDQTTCGKLAPMLRFKAVCHTLALPVSLTFDTGNWLWVGETPENAARQLAPAVSYIHVKAAVTHGDSFRAVPPDTADARWLALLNNLPADAPRGIEFPLEGEDLTAVTRHYVNLLREEPHHA, encoded by the coding sequence ATGCAGAGAAAAATTATCGTCGTCACCGCCGCTTACGGCCACACGCAAATCGAGGCGCTGGGCGGGCAAATTGCCCTGCTGCCGATTATCGCCAAAGCCGGAGCCGACGGCGTTGAGATCCGCCGCGAACTGTTAAGCGAAGAAGCGTTAGCCCATCTGGCCTCACTGGCCTTCGCCATCGACCTGCACAATCTGCAAGTCTGTTATTCGGCACCGGAAGCGCTGTTCGAAGCGGATGGCGAACTGAACCCGCTCTTACCGGCCTTGCTGGCAGAAGCGCAAACGCTGAAAGCCCAGTGGTTAAAACTCTCGCTCGGGCACTTCCGCCATAACGCTGCACTGGAAACGCTGCGCGACTGGCTGGCGACCAGCCCGGTGCCGCTGGTGGTGGAAAACGACCAGACCACTTGCGGCAAACTCGCGCCAATGCTGCGCTTTAAAGCCGTCTGCCACACGCTTGCCTTGCCGGTGAGCCTGACCTTCGACACCGGTAACTGGCTGTGGGTTGGCGAAACGCCTGAAAACGCCGCACGCCAGCTTGCGCCTGCGGTCAGTTATATCCATGTCAAAGCCGCCGTGACACATGGCGACAGTTTCCGCGCCGTACCGCCGGACACTGCCGATGCCCGTTGGCTGGCGCTGCTGAATAACTTACCTGCCGATGCGCCGCGTGGTATCGAATTCCCGCTCGAGGGCGAGGATCTGACCGCCGTTACCCGTCATTACGTTAATTTGTTACGCGAGGAGCCCCATCATGCATAA